The following proteins are encoded in a genomic region of Vespa velutina chromosome 23, iVesVel2.1, whole genome shotgun sequence:
- the LOC124956784 gene encoding putative odorant receptor 92a produces MKFTNEEALKFTKRSVALLVAWPPPMNTSKKKLFFLDVYFYASFLSAQINLLLILNEMVVNRNNFEIIIQSMCIAISIIQMSIKMMACRMQRSSLKSIIMEMENIVEHAEPYEKAILEKYVNRSAILHMSLTFGFYLAGVNIILGPIFLPHPLPNIITYPFDVEKHPIYEIIYFQQSLTALQACTGATIDCQVALLLWFVGARFEMLKIELANTVDEYDLKRCIVKHCQIISYAGKVIKTVRFVILATVCITTILIVFSGLLLLFSNEVAVKFQFLVLDIVAVIQLFLNSYPAENLIQMSTAIGTTAYDLNWIDKSRKIWRNVCFLIQRSQKPITISIPGFIPALSLTYYMSFLSTSFSYFTTLRAAVK; encoded by the exons atgaaATTTACTAACGAAGAAGCATTAAAGTTTACAAAGAGAAGCGTTGCTCTATTAGTTGCATGGCCACCACCGATGAACAcctcgaagaaaaaattgttctttctCGATGTGTACTTTTACGCTTCCTTTCTAAGCGCTCAAATAAACTTACTGTTGATACTAAATGAAATGGTCGTTAATCGCAATAATTTTGAGATAATAATACAATCAATGTGCATCGCAATCTCTATTATACAAATGAGTATTAAAATGATGGCATGTAGAATGCAACGTTCGAGTTTAAag tcgataataatggaaatggaaaatattgttGAACATGCTGAACCATACGAAAAAgctatattagaaaaatatgtgAATAGATCTGCGATACTACACATGTCCCTTACATTTGGATTTTATTTAGCCGGAGTGAATATCATTTTAGGACCAATATTTCTACCACATCCGTTACCAAATATTATAACTTATCCTTTCGACGTAGAAAAACATCCCatttacgaaattatttattttcaacaatCATTAACTGCTTTACAAGCTTGTACAGGTGCAACGATTGATTGCCAGGTCGCACTTTTACTATGGTTCGTTGGTGCAAGATTTGAAATGTTGAAAATTGAATTAGCCAATACTGTCGACGAGTACGATCTTAAACGATGTATAGTGAAACATTGTCAAATAATcag ttACGCAGGAAAGGTAATAAAAACTGTGCGTTTCGTAATTCTTGCTACTGTTTGTATTACGACCATATTAATAGTGTTTAGTGGACTCTTACTCTTAttc TCAAATGAAGTAGCGGTCAAATTCCAATTCCTCGTGTTGGATATTGTCGCtgttattcaattatttttgaacTCATATCCGGctgaaaatttaatacaaatg agTACTGCGATTGGAACGACAGCTTATGATTTGAATTGGATTGATAAATCACGAAAAATATGGAGAAATGTATGCTTTCTAATTCAAAGATCTCAAAAACCAATTACAATCAGTATTCCTGGATTTATACCTGCATTGTCTCTAACTTATTACATGTCG ttTCTGTCAACTTCATTTTCATACTTCACAACATTGAGAGCTGCtgttaaataa
- the LOC124956829 gene encoding uncharacterized protein LOC124956829, which yields MPKLTPEYALKFTKLSVSPMGTWPSTLKSTKRELIFREIRWWISFLIILSFIFAEIRGIREHYHNSVIVTQSICFFMGSMQIWIKMIIFKCQSMRLKMVTLGMEDFIKRMNDFERTILQRYVDKFAMFHLAMTFSYYTICVAFILGPTILPRPFPTFAEYPFKVESHPIHEIIYFQQAFVGIQAAVGVTIDCQIAFLLWYTGARFEILTIKLINIVNEDELNDCIKLHHDLLRYGKDVIKAIRFIILTSIGVSSVCIIFGGVQFLFVDNLMEMSSAVGSAAYQSNWIDKSKKMKSSIYSLIQRSQKPLTISIDGILPSLSLQYYLSNQTNNIIMKFTNEAALKFTKRSVALLVAWPPPTNTSKKKLFFLDVYFYVSFLSAQIMLMALANGMYVHRNNSEMIIELICLAITMINMTIKMMICRWQRSNLQSIIEEMENIIKQAMPYEQAILEKYVNRSAILHISLTFGFYLAGTNIALGPIFLPQSLPNFAAYPFNTESHPIYEIIYFQQALSAVQACTAAAIDCQVAFLLWFAGARFEMLKVEFANIVDEYDLTRCIEKHGQILSYAEKIVKTVRTLIFTATVITGIIIVISGLIFIFSNEVAVKFQFLVLDIVAVIQLFLNSYPAENLIQMSTAIGMAAYNLNWMDNSRKMWKNVYFLIQRSQKPITVCIPGFIPALSLTYYMSFLSSSFSYFTTLRAFIN from the exons ATGCCGAAGTTAACACCGGAGTATGCGTTAAAATTTACTAAACTAAGTGTATCGCCTATGGGTACTTGGCCGTCTACATTGAAATCAACTAAAAGAGAATTGATATTTCGTGAGATCAGATGGTGgatatcgtttttaataatattatcgtttatttttgcTGAGATACGTGGAATACGTGAACATTATCATAATTCCGTGATAGTTACCCAATCGATTTGCTTTTTTATGGGTTCTATGCAGATATGGATtaaaatgatcatttttaaatgtcaATCCATGAGACTTAAG ATGGTTACCTTAGGGATGGAGGATTTCATCAAAAGGATGAACGATTTTGAGAGAACGATTCTGCAAAGATACGTCGACAAATTCGCCATGTTTCATCTTGCTATGACGTTTAGTTATTACACGATCTGCGTGGCCTTTATCCTTGGACCGACGATATTACCACGTCCATTTCCAACATTTGCCGAATATCCGTTCAAAGTAGAATCTCATCCAATCCACgagatcatttattttcaacaaGCATTCGTTGGCATCCAAGCGGCCGTAGGTGTGACCATAGATTGTCAGATTGCTTTTTTACTTTGGTACACAGGTGCCAGATTcgaaattttaacgattaaattgattaatatcgttaacgaAGATGAATTAAATGATTGCATTAAATTACATCACGATTTACTTAG ATATGGAAAGGACGTCATCAAAGCAATACGTTTTATAATACTCACAAGTATTGGTGTTTCGTCGGTGTGCATAATATTCGGTGGTGTTCAATTTCTATTCGTTG ATAATCTGATGGAAAtg AGTTCTGCCGTCGGATCGGCAGCATATCAGTCAAATTGGATcgataaatctaaaaaaatgaaaagcagTATATATAGTTTAATTCAAAGGTCACAGAAACCTTTGACCATTTCGATCGATGGTATCTTACCTTCTTTATCATTGCAGTATTATCTATCG aatcaaacaaataatattatcatgaaATTTACTAACGAAGCAGCATTAAAGTTTACAAAGAGAAGCGTTGCTCTATTAGTTGCATGGCCACCACCGACGAACAcctcgaagaaaaaattgttctttctCGATGTTTACTTTTACGTATCCTTTCTAAGCGCTCAGATAATGTTAATGGCTTTAGCAAATGGAATGTACGTTCATCGCAATAATTCTGAAATGATTATAGAGTTAATATGTCTTGCAATCACTATGATAAATATGACTATTAAAATGATGATATGTAGATGGCAACGTTCGAATTTGCAg TCGATAATAgaggaaatggaaaatattattaaacaagcCATGCCATACGAACAAGCTATACTAGAAAAGTATGTGAATAGATCGGCGATACTACACATATCCCTTACATTTGGATTTTATTTAGCGGGTACGAATATCGCTTTGGGACCAATATTTCTACCACAATCTTTACCCAATTTTGCGGCTTATCCTTTCAACACGGAATCACATCCCatttacgaaattatttattttcaacaaGCATTATCTGCTGTACAAGCTTGTACAGCTGCCGCAATTGATTGCCAGGTTGCATTTTTACTATGGTTCGCTGGTGCAAGATTTGAAATGTTGAAAGTTGAATTTGCAAATATCGTCGACGAATATGATCTTACACGATGTATAGAGAAACATGGTCAGATACTCAG TTATGCAGAAAAGATAGTAAAAACTGTGCGTACCCTAATTTTCACCGCTACTGTTATTACGGGCATAATAATTGTCATTAGTggacttatatttatattt TCAAATGAAGTAGCGGTCAAATTCCAATTCCTCGTGTTGGATATTGTCGCtgttattcaattatttttgaacTCATATCCTGctgaaaatttaatacaaatg AGTACTGCGATTGGAATGGCAgcttataatttaaattggaTGGATAATTCACGAAAAATGTGGAAAAATGTATACTTTCTAATTCAAAGATCTCAGAAACCAATTACAGTCTGTATTCCTGGATTTATACCTGCATTGTCTCTAACTTATTACATGTCG ttTCTGTCATCCTCATTTTCATACTTCACAACATTGAGagcttttattaattaa